The Arachis ipaensis cultivar K30076 chromosome B03, Araip1.1, whole genome shotgun sequence region ATGACGAATCAGGTGAGAATCAAGGATTGAAGATAATACCTAAGACACGAATTTATATACCGATTCCCCTTGGTTGCTGCATCAAGCACTGCAAATCACAAACATGTAACATACTCTGAGCATATATAattgtaattattatttttattattatattacaaTCACGATCTCATATTTTCCTTAGGTTTACCAGATTCTTGAACTCGACCGGAAGCGTCGCTAAAACATTGCATGTGGTCGATGGTGGTGGCGGTGGCGTTGGAGAGAGCGAGGCGGAGGGAGGCGAAGAGAGAAGTGAAGCTCTGAGCGATTGCGAAGGAGTCTCGCTCCACTACTTCGATGGCTCTCAGAATTTGACTCTGATTGAAGGCGGAGCCACCACCCTCAAGGGTTGATTCTGAAATTGGggtttccatttctgtttctggaATTGGGGGACTATTATTATCTGAGGAGGCGCAATTCGACTCAGCTTGTTCTCTTCTGCTTTCCATTTCCCTTTGTATGAATTTGATCTCATAAGTCACAAACACAAAGATCGGTGAATGTGACCAACTTTACCTTTAATCCTTATCATAATCAGTAAGCGCTAACCAATCTCTCTCTCTACTCTTTATCAGGTATTTGATATCGAAAAATCAGGGTTTTAAGGGCAAATCACAATAATAAACTAAGGAAAGCAAAATTTTATACAAATTCGCTAAACCAAAATCTGTTTCATGAATTCACTCATGCAtatttatatgtagttcgaattaGTCTGATTCGAATTCTATTTCTATATAATTCCAATAAGTTTGGtttaaattatacacaaacacatgcACACACTAATTTGAACcaacttggttcgaattatacacttattaaaaaaattaataatttaaaaattaaaaaaaatatatattttattttatacattaaaaaaaactaacaaaatatttaattaagagacttttttgaaatattaatgagctatcaattcgaatttcatacaatactcttttgtctatttttaatagttcatgaataatgagctattaaaaatggacaaaagagtattgtatggaattcgaatcgatagctcattaatattttaaagaagtctcgtaattaaatattttgttagcttttttttaatgtataaaataaaatatatatttatttaatttttaaattattaatttttttaataagtgTATAATTTGAACCAAGctagttcgaattagtgtgtgtgtgtttgtgtataattcgaaccaagctggttcgaattagtgtgtgcgtgtgtttgtgtataattcgaaccaaactggttcgaattatgtagaaatggagttcgaatcagactggttcgaactacatataaatgtgcattggtggattcatgaagcAGATTTTGGTTTGGCGGATTTGTGTAAAATTTTGCTCCCTTTGACTTATTTGAGTTTTTTACCCGgattttaaataaggaaaagtctaggggtaacaatttttgtgttttctggTCAGCACTTAACTATTGTACAAGATGTCTTTGGTACGGGTTGAAGGATGGATCGGGAACCTGCGGGTCGAGGCGAAGACCGGGTCGCGTGACTGGAGCgatgggggaggtacctgcaaagacactccgacgctcaagtcagaatggatctaagaggtagaaggtgtgaggaatgagtAAATatctggagggacctgggtcctctgtTTATAGGTGATGGGAGtcgtcttatcttatcttgtttggtcAAGATAGGaaagacgtttgaattcgaaagtcagTTAGGAGTTCTAGAAGGCCGTTTTCGGGCCTTCCGGAAGAGGGAGACGGGTTGGACCCGAAGAACCGGATTCGGGTTTAACCTTGGGTTCgggatccgtgggccggatccgtaacaactatcaaaacaaaagtgaataATCTCCTACtattagatataatctcacaccattaaaaatattattaatgactaattgataattacaaaacaccaaaattactcatccctagcattcctctttaaATAATTTGCAGGTTATCAACTTTTCACCTTCAACTTAATTCATTAAAGATTTATTAAAAGGCTATCTTTTATttggattttaatttttatccCCGAACCGCGATCATGCTAAACAATTTTCACACAAATAATTAACGAAAAATATGAtccaaatttattattttttataattaattagttattaatatttaaaaatatagaataaaatatatttaaatcattaaattaaaaaaattaaattgataattaaaaataataaattctattattttttatcatttNNNNNNNNNNNNNNAAACCAATGATTAAAAtattgtaatttttaaaaaataatattaatttttaattttgactcTAATATTAGAATTATAGTTTTGTCACTTATTACATCATTATCTAATAATCACTTATTAAGTTATTGTCGTTGTCACTCCTTCCTCAAAACTCCATATCGCCTTCACCATCTACTATTTTCTTCCATATCGATATGTAATGTCTCAATGCTATCACCTTAACCCACCCTCTAGCTGTTTACTGTCACTCCATCCCACTCGAACTAGCCTATCCCTTCACCTAAATTCCCAACCCTTCATCGTCGCCCCCCACTCTTTTGAAACTCTCAATTTGTTTAGCACATTTCTACATTAAGTTCAATCTCTGCCACCGTAATTCCATAACCACTATCACATTCTTTAATtctaaaaacaataaaaacatccttttttaaataataaattggcCAATTGGATAAAAAAATGACAGAGATCCAAagcgaaaaaagaaaaagaaagtagtcAACCCGAACGAGATAAAGACTGAGGGAGAGGTATAAAACGAGTGGAGTTGGAGATGTTCAATGAGAAGTGACAATAATAAGGGTAGAGAATGATGACAATAATAGTGGTGGAGGTGAGTGACGATGAGATTGAGGGGGGCGGCGTAAAAGGTCTTGTCTTCTTTAGACTTTAGCAAAAGAGAATAAGCATGAAGATAATAGAGAGACATAAAACCATCTCCTAAGAAATTTATCTCTGCCTTTATTTATAGTCTACTTGTTATAAGAAAAATATTacttatataataaaatttagtttttgttgatttttaatattatttaattattttttaattaaaatatatttttatttttacct contains the following coding sequences:
- the LOC107630790 gene encoding uncharacterized protein LOC107630790 isoform X1, with product MESRREQAESNCASSDNNSPPIPETEMETPISESTLEGGGSAFNQSQILRAIEVVERDSFAIAQSFTSLFASLRLALSNATATTIDHMQCFSDASGRVQESVLDAATKGNRYINSCLRLNEEMKNIDGLASQLKVLRRHVDSLDAAVNKLLQVP
- the LOC107630790 gene encoding uncharacterized protein LOC107630790 isoform X2, which translates into the protein MESRREQAESNCASSDNNSPPIPETEMETPISESTLEGGGSAFNQSQILRAIEVVERDSFAIAQSFTSLFASLRLALSNATATTIDHMQCFSDASGRVQESVLDAATKGNRYINSCLRLNEEMKNIDGLASQLLEKAC